One window of the Anopheles cruzii chromosome 2, idAnoCruzAS_RS32_06, whole genome shotgun sequence genome contains the following:
- the LOC128277363 gene encoding uncharacterized protein LOC128277363: MDYIRKLHKYRFFRFIPKDTYTGSIVITDLIDSFNRGMGVSMFKRDWNLCHLVFVFGNMILTIYLISVFYTGILYRREITKLIFCVSTFGFGIQALVKIIFFVFKRSRVLDLNEVNLRYYKTMLHESERVRRVICENITLSYIVVKGTFYIYLAFVVASLVIPGLASFFLPERILPFGFILPFVDPDSFVGYVLNYCSQSIAAYYYWRISAGSDCTIVFNLLTASGQLDGLMTLIDELNDQLESGEAPAAIRKKIVKIIQQHQYHRDYLSQLMDFLYLYHIGSVGFGVLTMIISVMGIVLLDWYLGAICTVMGSVQLFYLCFLSTSFEIKTDTLIEHVGAIKWDKLSSADMKYMNLLLLTSQSPKLLEVFTTPLNISSYVQIHKMIYTMIMMLQNTKS, encoded by the exons ATGGACTATATCCGCAAGCTGCACAAATACCGGTTCTTCCGGTTCATCCCGAAGGACACGTACACGGGCAGCATCGTGATTACGGACCTGATCGATTCCTTCAACCGCGGCATGGGAGTGTCGATGTTCAAACGGGACTGGAACCTGTGCCATTTGGTGTTCGTATTCGGCAACATGATTTTGACGATTTACCTCATCAGCGTTTTCTACACCGGCATCCTGTATCGGCGCGAAATCACGAAGCTCATTTTCTGCGTCtcaacgttcggattcggaatTCAG GCTTTGGTGAAGATCATCTTCTTCGTTTTCAAGCGGAGCCGAGTTCTCGACCTAAATGAAGTCAACTTGCGGTACTACAAAACGATGCTgcacgagagcgagagggtgCGGCGTGTGATTTGCGAGAACATCACGCTCAGCTACATCGTCGTGAAGGGCACGTTCTACATTTACCTAGCGTTCGTCGTTGCCTCACTGGTCATACCAGGGCTGGCGTCGTTCTTTCTGCCCGAAAGGATTCTCCCGTTCGGTTTTATCCTGCCGTTCGTGGACCCGGACTCGTTTGTCGGATACGTGCTGAACTACTGCTCCCAGTCGATCGCGGCGTACTACTACTGGCGGATCTCGGCCGGTTCGGATTGTACGATCGTCTTCAATCTGCTCACGGCCTCGGGGCAACTGGACGGGCTGATGACGCTGATCGACGAACTGAACGACCAACTCGAGAGCGGCGAAGCGCCGGCGGCCATACGGAAGAAGATTGTGAAGATCATTCAACAACACCAGTACCACCGGGATTACCTCTCGCAGTTGATGGATTTCCTGTACCTCTATCACATCGGATCGGTCGGCTTTGGGGTGCTCACGATGATCATCTCCGTGATGGGAATAGTGCTG CTCGACTGGTACTTGGGGGCTATCTGTACCGTGATGGGTTCGGTGCAGTTGTTTTACCTGTGCTTTCTGAGCACAAGCTTCGAGATCAAG ACCGACACGTTGATCGAGCACGTTGGGGCCATCAAGTGGGACAAGCTGTCGTCCGCCGACATGAAGTACATGAATTTGTTGCTTTTGACGTCGCAAAGCCCGAAGCTGCTGGAAGTGTTCACTACGCCACTCAACATCAGCTCGTACGTGCAG ATTCACAAAATGATCTACACCATGATTATGATGCTACAAAACACTAAATCGTAA
- the LOC128277745 gene encoding organic cation transporter protein → MAIDQKLEELMGLLGDFGRYQAFQFVLHLLAAVTAGLHMLSLVTVAAVPEHRCFIEDLDVATNGTAALPSLAQLMAYIPLNSDGELDSCAMYDLPGSGNGSTVACGSYVYNNTYYASSRTIEWNLVCDKRWMGALGQTIYMLGVFTGAVWLGGLADKIGRKKVFCWSALMQLVLGVAVAFTPEFYSFLVLRYLYGIFGSAGSYITGFVLTMELVGPSKRTPCGISFQGAFAGGIMLVAAWGALIPDRMLLQVVYGLHGLLLVAHWWIMDESPRWLWMQGRKREAVNIVARGVRMNRRGMHVDKEYYLAEDKSSPTYAAIEEPSSSAGLGDLFKTPNLRKMTLNVCLCWFANSITYYGLSLSAGKLSGNPFLILFLMGLVEFPSYISISYLLDRLGRRSITSSLMIVGGICCIVAAYLTRGSTESTSVVMFGKLFIAGSFAVIYNYSAELFPTVVRNSAMGLGSMCARLAGAMTPMITLLDSFDPKIPAVIFGVISLVSGTWVLFLPETMGKPMPQSLEDGENFGRGDTAFAGCLGRNKTHTEDFPPPQQMVPLRKPESGR, encoded by the coding sequence GTGACTTTGGGCGGTACCAAGCATTCCAGTTCGTGCTACATCTGCTGGCGGCGGTAACGGCGGGGCTCCACATGCTCTCCCTCGTCACGGTGGCCGCTGTTCCAGAACATCGCTGCTTCATCGAAGATCTGGACGTCGCCacgaacggcacggcagcgCTGCCCTCGCTGGCCCAACTGATGGCTTACATCCCGCTCAACAGTGACGGGGAGCTGGATTCGTGCGCCATGTACGATCTGCCGGGATCCGGTAACGGTTCGACGGTGGCGTGCGGTTCATACGTCTACAACAACACATACTATGCGTCTTCCCGGACGATCGAGTGGAATCTGGTGTGCGACAAGCGCTGGATGGGAGCACTCGGCCAAACGATCTACATGCTGGGCGTGTTCACTGGTGCCGTCTGGTTGGGAGGTTTGGCCGACAAGATCGGACGCAAGAAGGTGTTCTGCTGGTCGGCACTGATGCAACTAGTTCtcggtgtggccgtggccttCACGCCCGAATTCTACTCCTTCCTGGTGCTGCGCTATCTGTACGGGATCTTCGGAAGCGCCGGCAGCTACATCACCGGCTTCGTCCTGACGATGGAGCTGGTCGGTCCGAGCAAGCGGACACCGTGCGGAATCTCGTTCCAGGGTGCGTTTGCCGGTGGTATCATGCTGGTGGCGGCCTGGGGAGCTCTCATTCCCGaccggatgctgctgcaggtTGTGTACGGATTGCACGGGTTGCTGCTTGTGGCACACTGGTGGATCATGGACGAGTCGCCGCGGTGGTTGTGGATGCAGGGCCGCAAACGGGAGGCGGTCAACATTGTGGCCCGCGGTGTGCGGATGAACCGGCGGGGAATGCACGTGGACAAGGAGTACTACCTGGCGGAGGACAAATCGTCGCCGACGTACGCAGCCATCGAGGAGCCGTCCAGTTCGGCTGGGCTCGGGGATCTCTTCAAGACGCCGAACCTGCGCAAGATGACCCTGAACGTGTGCCTGTGTTGGTTCGCCAACTCCATCACGTACTACGGCCTGTCGCTGAGCGCCGGCAAGCTGAGCGGCAACCCGTTCCTGATCCTGTTCCTGATGGGCCTGGTGGAGTTCCCGAGTTACATCTCCATCAGCTACCTCCTCGACAGGCTCGGCCGCCGCTCCATCACCAGCTCGCTGATGATCGTCGGGGGCATCTGCTGCATTGTGGCCGCGTACCTGACGCGTGGCAGTACCGAGTCGACGTCGGTCGTCATGTTTGGCAAGCTGTTCATTGCCGGTTCGTTCGCCGTCATCTACAACTACTCGGCCGAGCTCTTCCCCACCGTTGTCCGCAACTCGGCCATGGGCCTGGGCTCGATGTGCGCCCGTTTGGCCGGCGCCATGACGCCGATGATTACGCTGCTCGATTCGTTCGACCCGAAGATCCCGGCCGTCATATTCGGCGTGATTTCGCTCGTGTCCGGCACCTGGGTCCTGTTCCTGCCCGAAACGATGGGCAAACCGATGCCGCAGAGCCTGGAGGAcggggaaaactttggccGGGGTGATACGGCCTTCGCCGGGTGCCTCGGGCGCAACAAGACGCACACGGAAGACTTCCCCCCGCCGCAGCAGATGGTGCCGCTTCGGAAGCCCGAGTCCGGTCGGTAG